The proteins below are encoded in one region of Pseudomonas putida S13.1.2:
- the rpiA gene encoding ribose-5-phosphate isomerase RpiA, whose protein sequence is MTQDQLKQAVAQAAVDFILPKLDEKSVVGVGTGSTANFFIDALAQHKTAFDGAVASSEATAQRLKGHGIPVYELNSVSELEFYVDGADESDAHLNLIKGGGAALTREKIVAAVAKTFICIADGSKLVPVLGAFPLPVEVIPMARSHVARQLVKLGGDPVYREGVVTDNGNVILDVHNLKITNPVELEAQINAIVGVVTNGLFAARPADLLLLGTSEGVKTLKAE, encoded by the coding sequence ATGACCCAGGACCAACTCAAACAGGCCGTCGCCCAGGCCGCTGTCGACTTCATTCTGCCCAAGCTGGATGAAAAGAGCGTCGTCGGCGTCGGTACCGGTTCGACTGCCAACTTCTTCATCGACGCCCTGGCTCAGCACAAGACCGCCTTCGACGGCGCAGTCGCCAGCTCCGAAGCCACTGCCCAGCGTCTGAAGGGTCATGGCATCCCGGTGTACGAGCTGAACAGCGTCAGCGAGCTGGAATTCTACGTGGACGGCGCCGACGAGAGCGACGCGCACCTGAACCTGATCAAGGGCGGCGGTGCGGCCCTGACCCGCGAGAAGATCGTCGCGGCCGTGGCCAAGACCTTCATCTGCATCGCCGACGGCAGCAAACTGGTGCCGGTACTGGGTGCTTTCCCGCTGCCGGTCGAAGTGATCCCGATGGCTCGCAGCCATGTGGCACGCCAGCTGGTCAAGCTGGGCGGCGACCCCGTGTACCGCGAAGGCGTGGTCACCGACAACGGCAACGTGATCCTCGACGTGCACAACCTGAAGATCACCAACCCGGTGGAGCTGGAAGCGCAGATCAACGCCATCGTCGGTGTGGTGACCAACGGCCTGTTCGCGGCGCGGCCGGCGGACCTGCTGCTGCTGGGTACCTCTGAAGGTGTGAAAACCCTCAAGGCCGAGTGA
- the cadR gene encoding cadmium resistance transcriptional regulator CadR, with protein sequence MKIGELAKATDCAVETIRYYERENLLPEPARTEGNYRLYTQAHVERLTFIRNCRTLDMTLDEIRSLLRLRDSPDDSCGSVNALIDEHIEHVQARIDGLVALQEQLVELRRRCNAQGSECAILQQLETNGAVSVPDTEHSHVGRSHGH encoded by the coding sequence ATGAAGATCGGAGAACTGGCCAAAGCCACAGACTGCGCGGTGGAAACCATCCGCTACTACGAGCGTGAAAACCTGCTGCCCGAGCCTGCCCGTACAGAAGGCAACTACCGGCTGTATACCCAGGCCCACGTGGAACGGCTGACCTTCATCCGCAACTGCCGAACCCTGGACATGACCCTGGACGAAATCCGCAGCCTGCTACGCCTGCGCGACAGCCCCGACGACTCGTGCGGCAGCGTCAATGCGCTGATCGACGAACACATCGAGCATGTGCAGGCGCGGATCGATGGCTTGGTGGCGTTACAAGAACAGCTGGTGGAGCTGCGGCGGCGCTGCAATGCGCAGGGCAGTGAGTGCGCGATCTTGCAGCAACTGGAGACGAACGGGGCGGTATCGGTGCCGGATACCGAGCATTCGCATGTCGGGCGAAGCCATGGGCATTGA
- a CDS encoding thymidylate synthase, with the protein MKQYLDLVREVIENGTLQGNRTGIRTISMPGAMLRFDLQKGFPAITTRKLAFKSAIGEMVGFLRGVKNAGEFRELGCKVWDQNANENAQWLANPFRQGHDDLGEIYGVQWRQWPGYKRIPLSNPAAVEMAEKAGFRRIAQDEEDGVAFVILYKAIDQVRQCLDTIANDPGSRRILFHGWNCAQLDEMALPPCHLLYQFHPNVETKEISLTLYIRSNDLGLGTPFNLTEGAALLSLFGRLTGYTPRWFTYFIGDAHVYENHLDMLNEQLKREPLEAPKLVISDRVPAFAETGKYEPEWLEKIEPSDFWLEGYEHHAPMTAPMAV; encoded by the coding sequence ATGAAACAGTATCTAGATCTGGTCCGTGAAGTCATCGAGAACGGTACGTTGCAAGGCAATCGCACCGGCATCCGTACCATCAGCATGCCGGGCGCCATGCTGCGCTTCGACCTGCAGAAGGGCTTCCCGGCCATCACCACGCGCAAGCTGGCGTTCAAGTCGGCGATCGGCGAGATGGTCGGCTTCCTGCGGGGCGTGAAAAACGCCGGTGAATTCCGTGAGCTGGGCTGCAAGGTCTGGGACCAGAACGCCAACGAGAACGCCCAGTGGCTGGCCAACCCGTTCCGCCAGGGCCATGACGACCTGGGCGAGATCTACGGCGTGCAATGGCGCCAGTGGCCAGGCTACAAGCGCATCCCGCTTAGCAACCCGGCCGCTGTCGAAATGGCCGAGAAGGCAGGCTTTCGCCGTATCGCCCAGGACGAAGAGGACGGCGTCGCCTTCGTCATTCTGTACAAGGCCATCGACCAAGTGCGCCAGTGCCTGGACACCATCGCCAACGACCCGGGCAGCCGCCGCATCCTGTTCCACGGCTGGAACTGCGCGCAACTGGACGAAATGGCCCTGCCGCCGTGTCACCTGCTGTACCAGTTCCACCCGAATGTAGAGACCAAGGAAATTTCCCTGACCCTTTACATCCGCTCCAACGACCTGGGCCTGGGCACACCGTTCAACCTCACCGAAGGCGCGGCGCTGCTGTCGCTGTTCGGCCGCCTGACCGGTTACACCCCGCGCTGGTTCACCTACTTCATCGGCGATGCCCATGTGTATGAAAACCACCTGGACATGCTGAACGAGCAGCTCAAGCGCGAGCCACTGGAAGCGCCGAAGCTGGTGATCAGCGACCGTGTGCCGGCGTTTGCCGAGACTGGCAAGTATGAGCCGGAGTGGTTGGAGAAGATCGAGCCGAGTGATTTCTGGCTGGAAGGCTATGAGCACCATGCGCCGATGACAGCGCCGATGGCGGTGTGA
- a CDS encoding sulfite exporter TauE/SafE family protein, translated as MEFVLYLLLGACAGVLAGLFGVGGGIIIVPVLVFSFTLQGFDASVLTHLAVGTSLATIVFTSINAVLEHHRKGAVQWPIFAWMTLGILLGAGVGAKTASLIQGPLLQKIIGVFALVIAAQMALDLKPKASRGIPGKPALIGAGGVIGWASAIFGIGGGSLTVPFLTWRSLPMQQAVATSSACGLPIAVASALSFMLLGWHEEHLPAHSLGYVYLPAMVGIAVTSMFFARFGARLAHKLSPRLLKRLFAALLFCVGLSFLI; from the coding sequence ATGGAATTCGTGCTCTATCTGCTGTTGGGCGCCTGTGCCGGTGTGCTGGCCGGGCTGTTCGGCGTGGGCGGCGGCATCATTATCGTGCCGGTGCTGGTGTTCAGCTTCACCTTGCAGGGCTTCGATGCTTCGGTGCTGACCCACCTGGCAGTCGGCACGTCACTGGCAACCATCGTGTTCACTTCGATCAACGCTGTGCTTGAGCACCATCGCAAGGGTGCGGTGCAATGGCCGATCTTCGCCTGGATGACCCTCGGCATCCTCCTGGGGGCAGGTGTGGGGGCCAAGACCGCCTCGCTGATCCAGGGCCCGCTGCTGCAAAAGATCATTGGCGTGTTCGCCCTGGTCATCGCCGCGCAGATGGCGCTGGACCTCAAGCCCAAGGCCAGTCGTGGCATTCCCGGCAAACCTGCATTGATCGGGGCCGGCGGGGTAATCGGCTGGGCGTCGGCCATTTTCGGCATCGGCGGTGGTTCGCTGACCGTGCCGTTCCTGACCTGGCGCAGCCTGCCCATGCAGCAGGCGGTGGCCACGTCCTCGGCCTGTGGCCTGCCGATTGCCGTGGCCAGTGCCCTGAGCTTCATGCTGCTGGGTTGGCACGAGGAGCACCTGCCGGCCCACAGCCTGGGTTACGTATACCTGCCGGCGATGGTCGGCATTGCCGTGACCAGCATGTTTTTCGCCCGCTTTGGCGCGCGCCTGGCGCACAAGCTGTCGCCCCGTTTGTTGAAACGCCTGTTCGCAGCGCTGCTGTTCTGTGTCGGCCTCAGCTTTTTGATTTGA
- a CDS encoding RNA pyrophosphohydrolase, with amino-acid sequence MIDPDGFRPNVGIILTNDAGQVLWARRINQDAWQFPQGGINPDETPEDALYRELNEEVGLERDDVEILACTRGWLRYRLPQRLVRTHSQPLCIGQKQKWFLLRLVSNEQRVRMDLTGKPEFDGWRWVSYWYPLGQVVTFKREVYRRALKELAPRLLTRD; translated from the coding sequence GTGATCGACCCGGATGGTTTTCGCCCCAATGTCGGGATCATTCTCACGAATGATGCCGGGCAGGTGCTATGGGCTCGACGGATCAACCAGGATGCCTGGCAATTCCCCCAGGGTGGTATCAACCCTGACGAGACGCCGGAAGACGCCCTGTACCGCGAGCTGAACGAAGAAGTTGGCCTTGAACGCGACGATGTGGAAATTCTTGCCTGCACCCGTGGCTGGTTGCGTTATCGTTTACCCCAGCGATTGGTACGTACCCACAGCCAGCCGCTGTGCATTGGCCAGAAGCAGAAGTGGTTTCTGCTACGGCTGGTCAGCAACGAACAACGGGTGCGGATGGACCTGACCGGCAAGCCGGAGTTCGACGGCTGGCGCTGGGTAAGCTATTGGTATCCGCTGGGCCAGGTTGTGACATTCAAGCGCGAGGTGTACCGACGCGCCCTGAAAGAGCTAGCACCGCGTCTGCTGACGCGCGACTGA
- the lgt gene encoding prolipoprotein diacylglyceryl transferase: protein MLPYPQIDPVALAIGPLKIHWYGLMYLIGIGGAWLLASRRLHRFDPTWSREKLSDLVFWLSMGVIVGGRLGYVLFYDLHAYLANPTLIFEVWKGGMSFHGGFIGVMLAALWFGKRNNKSFFELMDFVAPLVPIGLGAGRIGNFINAELWGKATDVPWAMVFPPFSDPAQLPRHPSQLYQFALEGVALFVILWLYSRKPRPTMAVSGMFALFYGIFRFIVEFVRVPDAQLGYIAFGWLTMGQLLCVPMIVGGIFLIWLAYNRKPTANPAV, encoded by the coding sequence ATGCTGCCTTACCCGCAGATAGATCCCGTGGCCTTGGCCATCGGGCCGCTGAAAATCCATTGGTACGGGCTGATGTACCTGATCGGCATCGGCGGCGCCTGGCTGCTGGCTTCGCGCCGGCTGCACCGCTTCGACCCCACCTGGAGCCGCGAGAAGCTGTCCGACCTGGTGTTCTGGCTATCGATGGGGGTGATCGTCGGTGGCCGCCTGGGTTATGTGCTGTTCTACGACCTGCATGCCTACCTGGCCAACCCGACGCTGATCTTCGAGGTGTGGAAGGGCGGCATGTCGTTCCACGGCGGCTTCATCGGGGTGATGCTGGCGGCCTTGTGGTTCGGCAAGCGCAACAACAAGTCGTTCTTCGAGCTGATGGACTTCGTTGCCCCGCTGGTGCCGATCGGCCTGGGTGCCGGGCGTATCGGCAACTTCATCAACGCCGAGCTGTGGGGCAAGGCGACCGACGTACCGTGGGCGATGGTGTTCCCGCCGTTCAGCGACCCTGCCCAGTTGCCCCGTCATCCGTCGCAGCTGTACCAGTTTGCCCTGGAAGGTGTGGCATTATTCGTGATTCTCTGGTTGTACTCGCGCAAACCGCGCCCGACCATGGCCGTTTCCGGCATGTTCGCGCTGTTCTACGGCATTTTCCGCTTTATCGTGGAGTTTGTGCGGGTGCCTGATGCCCAGCTTGGCTACATTGCCTTCGGCTGGTTGACCATGGGTCAGTTGCTCTGCGTGCCGATGATCGTCGGCGGCATCTTCTTGATCTGGTTGGCCTACAACCGCAAACCTACGGCAAATCCAGCCGTATGA
- a CDS encoding HAD family hydrolase has product MRLALFDLDNTLLGGDSDHAWGDYLCERGILDPVAYKQRNDGFYQEYLNGTLDLQAYLAFSMEILAATPVAKLDEWHRDFMRDCIEPIILPKALALLQQHREAGDQLVIITATNRFVTAPIARRLGVRVLLATECEMRDGRYTGRSTDIPCFREGKVTRLERWMLENGFDLEDSYFYSDSMNDLPLLQQVSHAVAVDPDPNLRAEAEKRGWPVVSLRD; this is encoded by the coding sequence ATGCGCCTGGCTTTATTCGACCTGGACAATACCCTCCTCGGTGGCGACAGCGACCATGCCTGGGGTGACTACCTTTGCGAGCGCGGCATTCTCGACCCGGTCGCCTACAAGCAACGCAATGACGGCTTCTACCAGGAATACCTCAACGGCACCCTGGACCTGCAGGCCTACCTGGCCTTTTCCATGGAGATCCTGGCGGCAACGCCTGTGGCCAAGCTCGACGAATGGCACCGCGACTTCATGCGTGACTGCATCGAGCCAATCATCCTGCCCAAGGCCCTGGCCTTGCTGCAGCAGCACCGCGAGGCGGGCGACCAGCTGGTGATCATTACCGCCACCAACCGTTTCGTGACCGCCCCGATTGCCCGACGCCTGGGGGTGCGAGTGTTGCTGGCAACCGAATGCGAAATGCGCGACGGCCGCTATACCGGGCGCAGTACCGATATACCGTGTTTCCGTGAAGGCAAAGTGACGCGGCTGGAGCGCTGGATGCTGGAGAACGGCTTTGACCTGGAAGACAGCTACTTCTATAGCGACTCGATGAACGATTTACCGCTGTTGCAGCAGGTGTCGCATGCGGTGGCGGTGGACCCGGACCCGAACCTGCGGGCCGAGGCCGAGAAGCGCGGGTGGCCGGTGGTTTCGCTGCGGGATTGA
- the ptsP gene encoding phosphoenolpyruvate--protein phosphotransferase produces MLNTLRKIVQEVNSAKDLKSALGIIVLRVKEAMGSQVCSVYLLDPETNRFVLMASEGLNKRSIGKVSMAPNEGLVGLVGTREEPLNLENAADHPRYRYFAETGEEKFASFLGAPIIHHRRVVGVLVIQQKERRQFDEGEEAFLVTMSAQLAGVIAHAEATGSIRGLGRQGKGIQEARFVGVPGSPGAAVGRAVVMLPPADLEVVPDKAVDDIDAELKLFQNALEGVRADMRKLSAKLATQLRPEERALFDVYLMMLEDAALGGEVTEVIKTGQWAQGALRQVVGEHVSRFELMDDDYLRERASDVKDLGRRLLAYLQEARSQSLVYADNTILVSEELTPAMLGEVPEGKLVGLVSVLGSGNSHVAILARAMGIPTVMGLVDLPYSKVDGIELIVDGYKGEVFTNPSEVLRKQYSEVVEEERQLAQGLDALRELPCVTPDGHRMPLWVNTGLLADVARAQQRGAEGVGLYRTEVPFMINQRFPSEKEQLAIYREQLAAFHPLPVTMRTLDIGGDKALSYFPIKEENPFLGWRGIRVTLDHPEIFLVQTRAMLKASEGLNNLRILLPMISGIHELEEALHLIHRAWGEVRDEGTDVPMPPVGVMVEIPAAVYQTKELARQVDFLSVGSNDLTQYLLAVDRNNPRVADLYDYLHPAVLQALSTVVRDAHGEGKPVSICGEMAGDPAAAILLMAMGFDSLSMNATNLPKVKWMLRQVNMSKAKELLAEALSHDNPQVIHSSLQLALKNLGLARMIGPGANKTL; encoded by the coding sequence ATGCTCAATACGCTGCGCAAGATCGTCCAGGAAGTAAACTCCGCCAAAGATCTCAAGTCGGCGTTGGGGATCATTGTCTTGCGCGTCAAGGAGGCCATGGGCAGCCAGGTCTGCTCCGTCTACCTGCTCGACCCGGAAACCAACCGCTTCGTGCTGATGGCCAGCGAAGGCCTGAACAAGCGCTCCATCGGCAAGGTCAGCATGGCCCCCAACGAAGGCCTGGTTGGCCTGGTAGGTACGCGGGAAGAGCCGCTGAACCTGGAAAACGCCGCCGACCACCCGCGTTACCGCTACTTTGCCGAAACCGGTGAAGAAAAATTCGCCTCCTTCCTGGGTGCACCGATCATTCACCACCGCCGCGTGGTCGGGGTGTTGGTCATCCAGCAAAAAGAGCGCCGCCAGTTCGACGAAGGCGAAGAAGCCTTCCTGGTCACCATGAGCGCCCAGCTCGCCGGGGTAATTGCCCACGCTGAAGCCACTGGCTCGATTCGTGGCCTTGGCCGCCAGGGCAAGGGTATCCAGGAAGCGCGCTTCGTTGGTGTGCCTGGCTCGCCTGGCGCTGCCGTGGGCCGCGCGGTGGTGATGTTGCCGCCAGCCGACCTGGAGGTGGTGCCGGACAAGGCCGTCGATGACATCGACGCTGAACTCAAGCTGTTCCAGAACGCCCTTGAGGGCGTGCGCGCTGACATGCGCAAGCTGTCGGCCAAGCTGGCCACGCAGCTGCGCCCTGAAGAGCGCGCATTGTTCGATGTGTACCTGATGATGCTCGAAGATGCAGCGCTGGGTGGCGAGGTGACCGAAGTCATCAAGACCGGCCAGTGGGCGCAGGGCGCCCTGCGCCAGGTGGTGGGCGAGCACGTCAGCCGCTTCGAGCTGATGGACGATGACTACCTGCGCGAGCGCGCCTCCGACGTCAAGGACCTGGGCCGGCGCCTGCTGGCCTACCTGCAGGAAGCCCGCTCGCAGTCGCTGGTGTATGCCGACAACACCATCCTCGTCAGTGAAGAGCTGACACCGGCCATGCTCGGCGAAGTGCCGGAAGGCAAGCTGGTGGGCCTGGTCTCGGTACTGGGTTCGGGCAACTCCCACGTCGCAATCCTCGCTCGCGCCATGGGCATCCCCACGGTGATGGGCCTGGTCGACCTGCCGTACTCCAAGGTCGACGGTATCGAACTGATTGTCGACGGTTACAAGGGCGAGGTGTTCACCAACCCCAGCGAAGTGCTGCGCAAGCAGTACAGCGAAGTGGTCGAGGAAGAGCGCCAGCTGGCCCAGGGCCTGGATGCCTTGCGCGAACTGCCGTGCGTCACCCCCGACGGCCATCGCATGCCGCTGTGGGTAAACACCGGCCTGCTGGCCGACGTCGCCCGTGCCCAGCAGCGCGGCGCCGAAGGGGTAGGCCTGTACCGCACCGAAGTGCCGTTCATGATCAACCAGCGCTTCCCCAGCGAGAAAGAGCAGCTGGCCATCTACCGTGAGCAGTTGGCGGCCTTCCACCCGCTGCCGGTAACCATGCGCACCCTCGACATCGGTGGTGACAAGGCGCTGTCGTACTTCCCGATCAAGGAAGAAAACCCGTTTCTGGGTTGGCGCGGCATCCGCGTCACCCTCGACCACCCGGAAATTTTCCTGGTGCAGACCCGCGCCATGCTCAAGGCCAGCGAGGGCCTGAACAACCTGCGCATCCTGCTGCCGATGATTTCTGGCATCCACGAGCTGGAAGAAGCGCTGCACCTGATCCACCGCGCCTGGGGCGAAGTGCGTGACGAAGGCACCGACGTGCCGATGCCGCCGGTGGGCGTGATGGTGGAAATCCCTGCGGCGGTGTACCAGACCAAGGAACTGGCGCGGCAGGTGGACTTCCTGTCGGTCGGCTCCAACGACCTGACCCAGTACCTGCTGGCGGTGGACCGCAACAACCCGCGGGTTGCCGACCTGTACGACTACCTTCACCCGGCGGTGCTGCAAGCGCTGAGCACTGTAGTGCGCGACGCCCATGGCGAAGGCAAGCCGGTGAGCATCTGCGGTGAGATGGCCGGTGACCCGGCAGCGGCGATCCTGCTGATGGCCATGGGCTTCGACAGCTTGTCGATGAACGCCACCAACCTGCCGAAGGTGAAGTGGATGCTGCGTCAGGTGAACATGAGCAAGGCCAAGGAGTTGCTGGCCGAGGCCTTGAGCCATGACAACCCGCAGGTTATCCACAGCTCGTTGCAGCTGGCCCTGAAGAACCTTGGGTTGGCGCGGATGATCGGGCCAGGGGCCAACAAAACCCTCTGA
- the ilvA gene encoding threonine ammonia-lyase, biosynthetic encodes MLEQYVKKILTSRVYDVAVETPLQSAGQLSKRLGNQILLKREDLQPVFSFKIRGAYNKLAQLTAEELARGVVTASAGNHAQGLALAAREMGIKATIVMPKTTPEIKIEGVRSRGGKVVLHGDSFPEALAYSLKLVEEKGFVYVHPYDDPHTIAGQGTVAMEILRQHPGQLDAIFVPVGGGGLIAGIAAYVKYLRPEIKVIGVEPDDSNCLQAAMAAGERVVLPQVGLFADGVAVAQIGQHTFDICRHHVDEVVTVSTDEICAAIKDIYDDTRSITEPAGALGVAGIKKYVELYGVTGQTLVAIDSGANVNFDRLRHVAERAELGEKREAIIAVTIPERPGSFKAFCEAIGKRQITEFNYRKHTSDEAHIFVGVQTHPENDPRAALVQHLTEQGFPVTDLTDNELAKLHIRHMVGGHSAGASDEMVLRFEFPERPGALFNFLNKLGGRWNISMFHYRNHGAADGRVVAGLQVPEEERHLVPAALAKIGYPYWDETENPAYKLFLG; translated from the coding sequence ATGCTCGAACAGTACGTCAAGAAGATCCTCACCTCACGCGTCTATGACGTTGCCGTCGAAACCCCGCTGCAGAGCGCCGGGCAGCTGAGCAAGCGCCTGGGCAACCAGATTTTGCTCAAGCGTGAAGACCTGCAGCCGGTGTTCTCGTTCAAGATCCGCGGCGCCTATAACAAGCTGGCGCAGCTGACGGCAGAAGAACTGGCCCGTGGCGTGGTCACCGCCTCGGCTGGTAACCACGCCCAGGGCCTGGCCCTGGCTGCGCGCGAGATGGGCATCAAGGCCACTATCGTGATGCCCAAGACCACCCCGGAGATCAAGATCGAAGGTGTGCGCTCGCGCGGTGGCAAGGTCGTGCTGCATGGCGACTCATTCCCCGAGGCGCTGGCCTATTCGCTGAAACTGGTCGAGGAGAAGGGCTTCGTCTACGTCCACCCGTACGACGACCCGCACACCATTGCCGGGCAGGGCACCGTAGCCATGGAAATCCTGCGTCAGCATCCTGGCCAGCTGGACGCCATCTTCGTGCCCGTGGGCGGGGGTGGCCTGATCGCCGGCATTGCCGCCTATGTGAAGTACCTGCGCCCGGAAATCAAAGTGATCGGTGTCGAGCCCGACGATTCCAACTGCCTGCAGGCCGCGATGGCTGCCGGTGAGCGTGTGGTGCTGCCACAGGTCGGGTTGTTTGCCGACGGCGTGGCGGTGGCGCAGATCGGCCAGCACACATTCGATATCTGCCGCCACCATGTGGATGAAGTGGTGACGGTCAGCACCGACGAGATCTGTGCAGCTATCAAGGATATCTACGACGATACCCGCTCGATCACCGAGCCTGCCGGCGCCTTGGGCGTGGCGGGCATCAAGAAATACGTCGAGCTGTATGGCGTGACCGGGCAGACGCTGGTGGCCATCGACTCCGGCGCCAACGTCAATTTCGACCGCCTGCGCCATGTGGCCGAGCGTGCCGAGCTGGGTGAGAAGCGCGAGGCGATCATCGCAGTGACCATCCCGGAGCGCCCGGGCAGCTTCAAGGCCTTCTGCGAGGCTATCGGCAAACGCCAGATCACCGAATTCAACTACCGCAAGCACACCTCCGACGAGGCGCACATCTTCGTCGGTGTGCAGACCCACCCTGAAAACGACCCGCGGGCGGCGCTGGTGCAGCATCTGACCGAGCAGGGCTTTCCGGTTACCGACCTGACCGACAACGAACTGGCCAAGCTGCACATTCGTCACATGGTTGGCGGCCATTCGGCCGGTGCCAGCGATGAAATGGTGTTGCGCTTCGAATTCCCCGAGCGGCCGGGGGCGTTGTTCAATTTCCTCAACAAGCTGGGCGGGCGCTGGAACATCTCGATGTTCCATTACCGCAACCATGGCGCGGCTGACGGGCGCGTGGTGGCGGGGCTGCAGGTGCCGGAGGAGGAGCGCCACCTGGTGCCGGCGGCGCTGGCCAAGATCGGCTACCCCTATTGGGACGAGACCGAGAACCCGGCGTACAAGCTGTTCCTGGGCTGA
- a CDS encoding NRDE family protein yields the protein MCLIVFAWRPGHTLPLIVAANRDEFYARPTQPLAAWEDTPGVHAGRDLEAGGTWLGVGPQGRFAALTNIRDPGQALGPRSRGELVAAYLQGELGVEAYLDQVASRSGQYSGFNLLVGDGRQLGYLHARDATPCLLDAGVYGLSNAGLDTPWPKLVKARSGLEGLLETPEPDRLLALLADNEPAADGDLPETGVGVATEKLLSSVFIASQNYGTRASTVLIVDDQGRRRLIERSFGPFGAHLGEIEVLV from the coding sequence ATGTGCCTGATCGTATTTGCCTGGCGGCCGGGGCACACCCTGCCGCTGATCGTGGCGGCCAACCGCGACGAGTTCTATGCCCGCCCTACCCAGCCCTTGGCGGCCTGGGAGGATACGCCTGGGGTGCATGCCGGGCGCGACCTGGAAGCCGGGGGTACCTGGCTGGGGGTAGGCCCGCAGGGGCGCTTTGCCGCGCTGACCAACATCCGCGATCCGGGCCAGGCACTGGGCCCGCGCTCGCGGGGGGAACTGGTGGCGGCATACCTGCAGGGTGAACTTGGTGTCGAGGCTTACCTGGACCAGGTGGCCAGCCGCAGCGGGCAGTATTCGGGGTTCAACCTGCTGGTGGGTGATGGGCGACAGCTGGGTTACCTGCACGCCCGTGACGCCACGCCGTGCCTGCTGGACGCTGGGGTGTACGGGTTATCCAACGCAGGGCTGGATACGCCGTGGCCAAAGCTGGTGAAGGCACGTAGCGGGCTGGAGGGCCTGCTGGAAACGCCGGAGCCGGATCGGCTGCTGGCTTTGCTGGCGGATAACGAGCCGGCGGCGGATGGCGACCTGCCTGAGACAGGCGTGGGGGTGGCGACCGAGAAATTGCTGTCGAGCGTATTCATCGCCAGCCAGAACTACGGGACCCGGGCGAGTACGGTGCTGATCGTGGATGATCAGGGGCGAAGGCGGCTGATCGAGCGCAGTTTCGGGCCCTTTGGGGCTCATTTGGGTGAGATTGAAGTGCTGGTCTGA
- a CDS encoding DUF2269 domain-containing protein, whose translation MEHLTTLKTLHIIATALLFLGALGLAVWTVRARRRGDTEAYAKLLRRPLVFVWLVMGLCLVSMPFTGWWLVHLVGWPLGQTWVLASSVIYTVGAFAVWWLLVRLNRLRKAEVVGLRFTLALAVFSGVCFLSIAGLMGAKPV comes from the coding sequence ATGGAACACCTGACCACCCTCAAGACCCTGCACATCATCGCCACCGCACTGCTGTTTCTGGGCGCCCTGGGCCTGGCAGTGTGGACGGTGCGCGCCCGCCGACGGGGCGATACCGAGGCCTATGCCAAGCTGTTGCGCCGGCCGTTGGTGTTTGTCTGGCTGGTGATGGGCCTGTGCCTGGTGAGCATGCCGTTTACAGGCTGGTGGCTGGTGCACCTGGTGGGCTGGCCGCTGGGGCAGACCTGGGTACTGGCGTCCAGCGTCATCTATACCGTCGGCGCCTTTGCCGTGTGGTGGCTGCTGGTGCGGCTGAACCGGCTGCGCAAGGCTGAAGTGGTGGGGCTGCGGTTTACCCTGGCGTTGGCGGTGTTCAGCGGGGTCTGCTTCCTGTCCATTGCCGGGCTGATGGGCGCCAAGCCAGTCTGA